The following proteins are co-located in the Chryseobacterium daecheongense genome:
- a CDS encoding GMC family oxidoreductase, translating to MFSDGNLLPSSSEELEVLIRKNVESCLHITSSAPMGGKNDPKAVVDNKGKVYGLNGLYIADASILPDVPSVATNPTVIMAAEYIADQIKKNY from the coding sequence ATGTTTAGCGATGGTAATTTACTTCCTTCTTCATCAGAGGAACTAGAGGTATTAATTCGTAAAAATGTAGAATCTTGTTTGCACATTACTTCATCCGCACCAATGGGAGGAAAAAATGATCCAAAGGCTGTTGTTGATAATAAAGGGAAAGTATATGGACTCAATGGATTGTATATAGCTGATGCTTCAATACTACCTGATGTACCTTCTGTAGCCACTAACCCAACAGTAATTATGGCTGCTGAATATATTGCAGATCAAATTAAAAAAAATTATTAA
- a CDS encoding nuclear transport factor 2 family protein, with amino-acid sequence MKDQLNRKEFLKAAGILSIGGLVLPSLLTSCSSSADEQENQDTTPTTSAQETSKVLNRHLNAWREGNIDKVMADWSDNGILINSSGIFIGKPAIREIYKKVFTEYFPDDIRAMVDLSKSQIQGEIAFTEWKGGIAKYAADVIIVRNGKKVAHTFSANYI; translated from the coding sequence ATGAAAGATCAGTTAAATAGAAAAGAATTTTTAAAAGCAGCAGGAATTTTATCTATAGGTGGGTTGGTCCTACCTTCATTACTAACAAGTTGTTCTTCCTCAGCGGATGAACAAGAAAATCAAGATACAACACCAACAACTTCCGCACAAGAAACATCTAAGGTATTAAATCGTCATCTAAATGCGTGGCGGGAAGGAAATATCGATAAGGTTATGGCCGATTGGAGTGATAACGGTATACTAATAAATAGTTCTGGTATTTTTATAGGTAAACCAGCAATTCGTGAAATTTATAAAAAGGTTTTCACTGAATATTTTCCCGATGATATTCGAGCCATGGTAGATTTAAGTAAAAGCCAAATTCAGGGAGAGATTGCCTTTACTGAATGGAAAGGAGGTATTGCTAAATACGCTGCAGATGTAATTATCGTGCGAAACGGTAAAAAAGTAGCTCATACTTTCTCTGCTAATTATATATAA
- a CDS encoding nuclear transport factor 2 family protein — protein MKEKKIDVVQEITSTTITTEVLNRHLDAWREGNIDKVMADWSDDGVLINSSGIVIGKLAIREVYKKVFTEYFPDDVRATVDFSKQKIHGEIAFTEWEGGIAKYASDTIIVRDGKKVAHVFAADYTA, from the coding sequence ATGAAAGAAAAGAAAATAGATGTAGTACAGGAGATTACTTCTACAACAATAACTACAGAAGTATTAAATCGCCATCTTGATGCTTGGCGTGAGGGAAATATTGATAAGGTGATGGCAGATTGGAGCGATGATGGTGTATTAATAAACAGCTCCGGTATTGTCATAGGTAAACTAGCAATTCGTGAAGTTTATAAAAAGGTTTTTACGGAATATTTTCCTGATGATGTTCGAGCAACGGTAGATTTTAGTAAACAAAAAATTCATGGAGAGATTGCCTTTACTGAATGGGAAGGAGGTATTGCCAAATATGCTTCAGATACAATTATTGTAAGAGATGGTAAAAAAGTGGCCCATGTTTTTGCAGCAGATTACACGGCATAA
- a CDS encoding glucose 1-dehydrogenase, whose product MNRLLGKVAIITGAASGMGAVEAKLIAQEGAQVFLTDINEEKLKAVSQEIITLGGSAAYMVHDVSDEKQWSSVINEVIRLYGKINILVNNAAIIGDIESPLEERSVKEFNKVLNINLTSQFIGMKSVIPFMKKVKGGSIINISSIGGIVGSAGGTGYTASKGGSRLLSKGAAVELAPFNIRVNSVHPGFVDTSMSKNMPNYEAFKKMAVEGTPLRRGGKEEEIAYGVIFLASDESSFVTGTELIIDGGNTAF is encoded by the coding sequence ATGAACAGATTACTAGGAAAAGTTGCAATTATTACCGGAGCAGCCAGTGGAATGGGTGCTGTTGAAGCAAAATTAATTGCACAAGAAGGAGCTCAGGTTTTTCTCACTGACATAAATGAGGAAAAGCTTAAAGCGGTTAGCCAAGAAATCATAACTCTAGGGGGAAGTGCAGCTTACATGGTACATGATGTAAGTGATGAAAAACAATGGAGCTCAGTGATAAATGAGGTAATCAGGTTATATGGCAAAATCAATATTCTGGTTAATAATGCAGCAATTATAGGAGATATTGAAAGTCCGCTTGAAGAACGTAGTGTTAAGGAATTTAATAAAGTACTCAATATAAATCTTACAAGTCAATTTATAGGAATGAAATCCGTGATTCCTTTTATGAAAAAGGTAAAAGGCGGATCTATTATTAATATTTCTTCCATAGGTGGGATTGTAGGATCTGCTGGAGGTACTGGTTATACAGCATCGAAAGGAGGCTCCAGATTGTTATCAAAGGGAGCTGCTGTTGAACTAGCTCCATTTAATATCCGTGTTAACTCAGTACACCCAGGATTTGTAGACACTTCTATGAGTAAAAACATGCCAAATTACGAAGCATTCAAAAAAATGGCAGTAGAGGGAACACCACTAAGGAGAGGAGGAAAAGAAGAAGAAATTGCTTATGGAGTTATTTTTTTAGCATCTGACGAATCATCTTTTGTTACAGGTACAGAGTTAATCATTGATGGTGGAAATACAGCATTTTAA
- a CDS encoding T9SS type A sorting domain-containing protein, with translation MKLFQALKDIHLSKSGENRIYHQHLSGIDFSGITTVSIYDFTGKLVSSEKINLNKQNTVSVNTLLNGVYMVKISSNSIDYNQKIIVSR, from the coding sequence ATGAAGCTATTTCAAGCTCTAAAGGATATCCATCTATCCAAATCCGGTGAAAACAGAATTTACCATCAACACCTTTCAGGAATAGATTTTTCAGGAATTACTACGGTTTCTATTTATGATTTTACAGGAAAACTGGTTTCTTCAGAGAAGATTAATCTTAATAAGCAAAATACAGTGAGTGTTAATACACTGTTGAATGGTGTTTACATGGTGAAAATCAGCAGTAATTCAATTGATTATAATCAGAAAATAATTGTTTCGAGATAA
- a CDS encoding amidohydrolase family protein: MNSRKIDRKDFLHLGGKLSLGALIAPALLTGCLSDSKEKERKIIKISGNANTKYILKNGIVYSQDVKVGNFRKADILIEGKIIKEIKPDIEQGEDTYVIDASEYIIMPGFVDTHHHQYETAIRGYLAEALLVNDKKPDNPFTYLDVLIKKLTPVFRPEDIYTAVLLSSLNQIDCGVTTVLDTSQVVHSMEHFEALMHGLKDGGRRALVAFSTGSGESTPFPRKLNDIQKMYFSSTDQLLTMAMGAELFPGDFKNHWGMARDIGVPIVSHIVGNLGSAPAFENIVKENLLGKDNILIHCTGLNDKVWESIAKSGAAISLAVPIELSMRHGTPPIMQALKHGVQPSLSSDVEVTMTSDFFTQMRSVYTLQRGLVNAQVLSGIDCQQDLITCNDVVRYATLEGAKATHLEHKIGSLTPGKEADIIMLRTRDLNVMPINSVSGTVVTLMERTNVDTVIIAGKIRKYQGKMLGIDTQVLHSKITESRDYLFAKAGLENHFF, encoded by the coding sequence ATGAATTCAAGAAAAATAGATAGAAAAGACTTTTTACATTTAGGAGGAAAATTATCTCTCGGAGCCTTAATAGCTCCTGCATTATTAACCGGATGTTTATCTGATTCAAAAGAAAAAGAAAGAAAGATAATAAAGATCTCTGGAAATGCAAATACCAAATACATTCTAAAGAATGGAATAGTGTATAGCCAGGATGTTAAAGTTGGAAATTTTAGAAAAGCTGATATTTTAATAGAAGGTAAAATTATCAAAGAAATCAAACCTGATATAGAGCAAGGTGAGGACACATATGTAATTGATGCAAGTGAGTATATAATAATGCCGGGTTTTGTTGATACTCACCATCATCAGTATGAAACCGCTATTAGAGGATACTTAGCCGAGGCTCTTCTTGTCAATGATAAAAAGCCAGATAACCCATTTACATATCTAGATGTTTTAATTAAAAAATTGACACCTGTATTTCGTCCTGAGGATATTTATACTGCTGTACTGCTATCATCATTAAATCAGATTGATTGTGGAGTTACAACTGTTTTAGATACTTCTCAAGTAGTTCACTCGATGGAACATTTTGAAGCCTTGATGCATGGCTTGAAAGATGGTGGGAGGCGAGCACTTGTAGCCTTTTCAACAGGTTCTGGTGAGTCTACTCCTTTCCCCCGAAAGCTCAACGATATACAAAAGATGTACTTTTCTTCGACAGACCAGCTTCTTACTATGGCTATGGGAGCTGAACTTTTTCCTGGAGATTTTAAGAATCATTGGGGTATGGCAAGAGATATTGGTGTGCCAATTGTATCACATATTGTTGGAAATTTAGGATCTGCTCCTGCCTTTGAAAATATAGTAAAGGAAAATCTTTTGGGAAAAGATAATATATTAATTCATTGTACTGGATTGAATGATAAAGTGTGGGAAAGTATTGCAAAATCAGGAGCCGCTATTTCTCTTGCTGTTCCTATTGAGCTAAGTATGAGACATGGGACTCCCCCTATTATGCAGGCACTAAAACATGGCGTCCAACCCTCTCTAAGCAGTGATGTAGAAGTTACAATGACTTCCGACTTTTTCACTCAAATGAGATCTGTCTATACATTACAACGGGGTTTAGTTAATGCACAAGTACTTTCAGGTATAGATTGTCAACAAGACCTTATTACATGTAATGATGTTGTCAGGTATGCAACATTAGAAGGGGCAAAGGCAACACATCTTGAACATAAAATTGGAAGTCTTACACCCGGTAAGGAAGCTGATATTATAATGCTACGAACAAGGGATCTAAATGTGATGCCAATTAATAGTGTAAGTGGCACAGTCGTTACCCTGATGGAGAGAACAAATGTAGATACGGTTATCATTGCTGGAAAAATCCGTAAATACCAAGGGAAAATGCTAGGCATTGATACGCAGGTATTGCACTCAAAAATTACTGAATCTAGAGATTATCTATTTGCAAAGGCTGGGTTAGAAAATCATTTTTTCTAA
- a CDS encoding nuclear transport factor 2 family protein, producing MIEKQLNSTEETTNALNCHLDAWRSGDIDKVMEDWTDDGVLINSSGIVVGKSIN from the coding sequence ATGATAGAAAAACAATTAAACTCAACAGAAGAAACAACTAATGCTTTAAACTGTCACCTCGACGCATGGCGTTCAGGAGATATCGATAAGGTTATGGAAGACTGGACTGATGATGGAGTGTTGATCAACAGTTCAGGTATAGTGGTAGGTAAAAGTATTAATTAA
- a CDS encoding glucose 1-dehydrogenase, with protein MNRLLDKVAIITGAASGMGAVEAKMLAKEGATVFLTDIHEENLKTVTNEINASGGHAYYKVHDVSNEEQWNSVVEEVIRVAGKIDILVNNAAILGDLSSPMEERTVEEFNKVLHINLTSHFIGMKSVVPLMKKAKGGSIVNISSIGGIVGSAGGTAYTASKGGARLLSKGAAIELAPFNIRVNSLHPGFVDTEMNKNMPNYEDFKRMAIDGTPLNRGGKEEEIAYGVIFLASDESSFMTGTELIIDGGNTAV; from the coding sequence ATGAATAGATTATTAGACAAAGTCGCCATTATCACTGGAGCAGCCAGTGGAATGGGTGCTGTAGAGGCAAAGATGCTTGCAAAGGAAGGGGCTACGGTTTTTCTAACTGATATCCATGAAGAAAACCTGAAGACAGTTACCAATGAAATTAATGCTTCAGGAGGTCATGCCTACTATAAGGTACATGATGTAAGTAATGAAGAACAATGGAATTCCGTAGTAGAAGAAGTCATCCGAGTCGCTGGAAAAATTGATATTCTAGTCAATAATGCTGCTATCTTGGGTGACCTGAGTTCTCCTATGGAAGAGAGAACCGTTGAAGAATTTAATAAGGTTCTCCATATAAATCTCACAAGCCATTTCATCGGAATGAAATCAGTGGTTCCATTGATGAAAAAAGCCAAGGGAGGATCTATTGTTAATATTTCTTCGATCGGTGGAATTGTAGGATCTGCTGGCGGTACGGCTTATACCGCTTCCAAAGGAGGGGCCAGACTGTTATCAAAAGGAGCCGCTATTGAATTGGCGCCTTTTAATATTCGTGTCAATTCTCTGCATCCTGGGTTTGTGGATACCGAGATGAATAAAAATATGCCCAACTACGAAGATTTCAAACGTATGGCTATTGATGGAACACCATTAAACAGAGGAGGAAAAGAAGAGGAAATTGCTTACGGTGTTATTTTCCTGGCTTCTGATGAATCTTCCTTTATGACAGGGACTGAATTGATTATTGATGGCGGAAATACTGCTGTATAA
- a CDS encoding AAA family ATPase: MKISKISIQNFKVFENTTINFNSSDIIVFDGPNGFGKTTIYDAIEVVFTGRIRRYEDLKSKLIDGRQVFSENPFQHSNGIGKDILITIELIKNDQTYILERFADVANIEPYIDFSVYKLFTKDDFLSENRTSVDDENLFLTNLLGKNYKSNFQFLNYVEQEESLFLLKHDDKKRKSHIGHLFDLNEFEQKIKRIDNLKRRFDAIFAHENERFGILEQEVNQIKVNIIADETPISFVKLLDKKDLFWDQEEIDSSTFDYSEIIGTDGVLDRLKVFIERKILFNQYRKNRAVDYLLVNENLVNSFFKFHNFLSEKDEIREIKAKVTGMQNTIQKLESLNHNAVEESIDLNLYDFIPSDLKTTFSSTQQALISSHKELSGLDKIYSDIFKSRNDLIEELTELREAGVSSGECILCGYDWKNIEAFLLQIENKSEQIKEINSDKSNRLQETFTKFKYETIKQIIELINTHIISINYNEKFATQLLNLEDNYFKDLIKVLTILEIDYSKYLSSEQILDVSDKLELFKSEISILKDTSNAELVETYFLEYFREYFNNEDSQFDSVTVEQIEVKKKYLSHKLSLSQNQILQSKSAQLLEVTKKRDTAREVSQKLNKLKGTYNSSLKSYQKKIIKDIETVFHIYSGRIMQSFQGGIGLFIFSEKEGIRFQTGSKKTYDAVFTMSSGQLSALIISFTLALHKKYSQNKLILIDDPVQTMDELNLYGFIDLLRNEFYDNQVIMSTHEDMMSAFMRYKFKNYNLSEQRINLKELATG, translated from the coding sequence ATGAAGATCAGCAAAATTAGCATCCAGAATTTTAAGGTATTCGAAAATACAACAATAAATTTTAATTCTTCTGATATTATTGTGTTTGATGGACCAAACGGTTTCGGAAAAACAACTATTTATGATGCAATAGAAGTAGTTTTTACTGGAAGAATAAGAAGATATGAAGACCTTAAGTCCAAACTGATTGACGGAAGACAAGTTTTTTCTGAAAATCCATTTCAACATTCAAATGGGATAGGCAAAGACATTTTGATCACAATTGAGCTAATTAAAAATGACCAAACCTACATATTGGAGCGGTTTGCAGATGTAGCAAATATAGAGCCCTACATAGATTTTTCTGTTTATAAGTTGTTTACAAAAGATGATTTTTTATCTGAGAATAGGACTTCTGTAGATGATGAAAACTTATTTTTAACAAATCTATTAGGCAAAAATTACAAATCTAATTTCCAGTTTTTAAACTATGTAGAACAAGAAGAATCTTTATTCTTGCTTAAACATGATGATAAAAAAAGAAAGAGCCATATTGGTCACTTATTTGATTTAAATGAATTTGAACAAAAAATCAAACGAATTGATAACCTAAAAAGGAGATTTGACGCAATTTTCGCACATGAAAATGAAAGATTTGGAATCCTTGAGCAGGAAGTGAATCAAATAAAAGTCAATATCATTGCAGATGAAACTCCTATTTCTTTTGTTAAATTATTAGACAAAAAAGATTTATTTTGGGATCAGGAGGAAATCGATTCATCAACATTCGACTATTCAGAGATTATAGGCACTGACGGAGTTCTTGACCGTTTAAAGGTATTTATCGAACGAAAAATCCTATTCAATCAGTATCGAAAAAATAGAGCTGTTGACTATCTTTTGGTAAATGAAAATCTTGTAAATAGCTTTTTCAAATTTCATAATTTTTTATCTGAAAAAGATGAGATTAGAGAGATAAAAGCTAAAGTGACAGGTATGCAAAACACCATTCAGAAACTGGAATCTCTTAATCATAATGCAGTGGAAGAATCAATAGACTTGAATTTGTATGATTTCATTCCAAGTGATTTAAAAACTACTTTTTCTTCAACTCAGCAGGCACTAATATCTAGTCATAAAGAACTCTCTGGACTAGATAAAATTTATTCAGACATTTTTAAATCTAGAAATGACTTAATTGAGGAACTTACAGAACTAAGAGAAGCTGGAGTTTCTAGTGGCGAATGTATTTTATGTGGATATGACTGGAAAAACATTGAAGCATTCCTTCTTCAAATCGAAAATAAATCTGAACAAATAAAGGAGATCAACTCTGATAAAAGCAATCGTCTTCAGGAAACATTCACAAAATTTAAATATGAAACAATTAAACAAATAATAGAACTGATAAATACTCATATTATTTCTATTAATTATAATGAAAAATTTGCTACACAGTTACTTAATTTGGAAGACAATTATTTTAAGGATTTGATAAAAGTTCTTACTATTCTTGAAATTGATTATTCAAAATATCTAAGTAGCGAACAGATACTAGATGTATCTGACAAATTAGAACTATTCAAAAGCGAAATCTCCATTCTAAAAGACACAAGTAATGCAGAATTAGTAGAAACGTATTTTTTAGAATATTTTCGAGAATATTTCAACAATGAAGATAGTCAATTTGATTCTGTGACTGTTGAACAAATTGAAGTGAAGAAAAAATACTTATCTCACAAATTATCATTAAGTCAAAATCAAATTTTACAGAGTAAGTCGGCACAATTATTAGAAGTGACAAAAAAGAGAGACACAGCAAGAGAAGTTTCTCAAAAATTGAATAAATTAAAAGGAACATATAACTCATCCTTAAAATCTTATCAGAAAAAAATAATAAAAGACATAGAAACAGTATTCCATATCTATTCAGGCAGGATTATGCAATCTTTTCAAGGTGGAATAGGTCTATTTATCTTTTCCGAAAAAGAAGGGATACGTTTCCAAACTGGATCAAAAAAGACCTATGATGCTGTCTTTACTATGAGCTCTGGACAATTGTCAGCATTAATTATTTCTTTCACTCTAGCACTTCACAAAAAGTATTCTCAAAATAAATTAATTTTGATAGACGATCCTGTTCAAACCATGGATGAATTAAATCTTTATGGGTTTATTGATTTACTAAGAAATGAATTCTATGATAATCAAGTTATTATGTCTACTCACGAAGACATGATGTCAGCATTTATGAGGTATAAATTCAAAAATTACAATCTATCAGAACAACGTATTAATTTAAAGGAACTAGCAACAGGATAA
- a CDS encoding formylglycine-generating enzyme family protein, whose translation MTKKVIFFTITLIVYSCSQSEDQNKCSNRNPEFESVIKELRKTFNDASDLKKWPKNYCDAIYKEIYNKANKALSLLKKDECNADYIENLTQLSNQAKAMLVQCPNFENNSFPQLSNKYLRADMSLWGAQLDMLQSYSYGSNKIIQLLPVKDTKVFQPFDVIKDCSRFYCTEMVVLPTGSFLIGGSQEEHQALNVDPYRVAWESPRHQVKIGKSFAISKTEVTVDQYAEFVRDTNRKEAKGALGFTGQPQINDPEFPMYRENLSWRNPGFPQKGDFPVTCVTRKDAEDYAAWLSSKTGARYRLPTEAEWEYAAKAGTNSAFFWGDNLTDACSYAAVYDESTDAVTGYQFIKVNCNDGAPYTTSVGSYKPNNWGLYDVTGNAREFVADAWEDSYNTGPYNELPRTSGISQFPVLRGGAWAYMPQNIRTSYRSAYYSWLIRSNMWGFRLVREINK comes from the coding sequence ATGACTAAAAAAGTAATATTTTTTACAATAACACTTATTGTATATTCTTGTTCTCAAAGTGAGGATCAAAATAAATGTAGTAATAGAAATCCTGAATTTGAATCAGTAATCAAAGAATTAAGAAAAACTTTTAATGATGCATCCGATTTAAAAAAATGGCCTAAAAATTATTGTGATGCAATTTATAAAGAAATTTACAATAAGGCCAATAAAGCACTTTCTTTATTAAAAAAAGATGAATGTAATGCTGACTATATTGAAAATTTAACCCAGCTTAGTAATCAAGCGAAAGCAATGTTGGTTCAGTGCCCAAATTTTGAAAATAATAGTTTTCCACAATTATCAAATAAATATCTTAGAGCAGATATGTCTTTGTGGGGTGCTCAATTAGATATGCTTCAGTCATATTCTTATGGTTCAAATAAGATTATCCAGCTACTGCCTGTAAAGGATACAAAAGTATTTCAGCCTTTTGATGTAATTAAAGATTGTAGCAGGTTTTATTGTACAGAGATGGTAGTATTGCCGACAGGAAGTTTTTTAATTGGAGGTAGCCAGGAAGAACATCAGGCACTTAATGTAGATCCTTATCGTGTTGCTTGGGAAAGTCCTAGACATCAAGTGAAAATTGGCAAGTCTTTCGCAATATCAAAAACTGAAGTGACTGTAGATCAATATGCTGAATTTGTACGAGATACTAATCGTAAAGAAGCTAAAGGAGCGCTAGGATTTACTGGCCAACCTCAGATTAATGATCCTGAATTTCCTATGTACAGAGAAAATTTATCTTGGCGAAATCCTGGTTTTCCGCAAAAGGGAGATTTTCCCGTTACTTGCGTAACACGTAAGGATGCTGAAGATTATGCAGCTTGGCTTTCATCAAAAACTGGAGCTAGATACAGATTACCAACTGAAGCAGAATGGGAGTATGCAGCAAAAGCAGGAACCAATAGTGCTTTCTTTTGGGGGGATAATTTAACTGATGCCTGTAGTTATGCAGCAGTTTATGATGAATCAACCGATGCAGTAACAGGTTATCAATTTATTAAAGTAAATTGTAATGATGGAGCTCCTTATACTACAAGCGTAGGTAGTTATAAACCCAATAATTGGGGATTATATGATGTTACAGGGAACGCAAGAGAATTTGTTGCTGATGCTTGGGAAGATTCCTATAATACAGGTCCATATAATGAACTGCCTCGTACATCGGGAATCTCTCAATTCCCCGTATTGCGGGGTGGAGCATGGGCATATATGCCTCAAAATATTCGTACATCTTACAGATCAGCGTATTATTCATGGCTTATCCGGTCCAATATGTGGGGATTTAGGTTAGTTAGAGAAATTAACAAATGA